The proteins below are encoded in one region of Candidatus Methanoperedens sp.:
- the thrC gene encoding threonine synthase, with amino-acid sequence MSHVIGLKCRECGAEYPAIIQNTCYECFGPLEVNYDWDYISDHISKEKIASGPKSIWRYADLLPLETEKRIDLGAGFNTLHHAERLGAVLGLDELYILDESVNPTNSFKDRVTSVAISKAIEFDVKAVGCASTGNLAAAVGAHAAKAGLPAYIFIPATIELGKIVQMLIYGPNVIAVEGTYDDANRLASEVADSHPDWAFVNINIRPYYTEGSKTLAYETAEKMNWQVPDHVVVPMASGALLCAISRGYKELERVGLVESADVKISGSQPLNCSPISCAVQHGSEVVPVRNYETVAHSLAIGNPADGYYAKKTILDSGGYAASPTDPEIIEAIHLLARTEGIFTEPAGGTTVAGLKNLIKSGHIQKDERVVIYVTGNGLKAQDTLLKSLQRPPVIKPMLSEFEHLTAPKLEIHKHREALPLAHS; translated from the coding sequence ATGAGCCACGTCATAGGATTGAAATGCAGGGAATGCGGCGCTGAGTACCCTGCCATTATCCAGAATACCTGTTATGAATGCTTCGGTCCTCTTGAAGTAAATTACGACTGGGATTATATTTCAGATCATATAAGCAAAGAAAAAATCGCATCAGGTCCAAAATCCATATGGAGATATGCCGACCTCCTGCCCCTTGAAACAGAAAAGCGCATTGACCTCGGAGCGGGTTTCAATACGCTTCACCATGCAGAGCGCCTCGGCGCAGTGCTCGGGCTGGATGAACTCTATATTCTCGATGAATCGGTGAATCCCACCAACTCCTTTAAGGACAGGGTAACGTCGGTGGCGATTTCAAAGGCGATCGAATTCGATGTGAAAGCCGTGGGTTGCGCAAGCACGGGCAACCTTGCAGCAGCCGTGGGCGCGCATGCCGCGAAAGCAGGATTGCCTGCATACATTTTCATCCCGGCCACAATCGAGCTTGGCAAGATTGTGCAGATGCTCATCTACGGTCCGAATGTAATTGCGGTAGAAGGTACTTATGATGACGCCAACCGCCTCGCAAGCGAGGTGGCGGATTCCCATCCTGACTGGGCTTTTGTGAATATCAATATCCGTCCGTATTATACAGAGGGTTCAAAGACGCTTGCGTATGAAACAGCCGAGAAGATGAACTGGCAGGTTCCTGACCATGTCGTAGTACCCATGGCAAGCGGGGCGCTGCTGTGTGCTATTTCCCGTGGCTACAAAGAGCTTGAACGCGTGGGTCTTGTAGAGAGTGCCGACGTAAAAATATCAGGCTCGCAGCCCCTTAACTGTTCACCCATATCATGCGCAGTCCAGCATGGAAGCGAAGTCGTGCCAGTGAGGAACTATGAGACCGTGGCGCACAGCTTAGCCATAGGCAATCCTGCAGACGGCTACTATGCCAAGAAAACAATCCTGGATTCGGGCGGCTATGCGGCTTCGCCCACAGACCCCGAAATCATCGAGGCTATCCATCTTCTCGCAAGAACGGAGGGCATCTTCACAGAGCCTGCGGGCGGCACCACAGTTGCAGGTTTAAAGAACCTCATAAAAAGCGGGCATATTCAGAAAGATGAGCGGGTGGTTATCTATGTTACAGGGAACGGTCTTAAAGCCCAGGACACGCTGCTTAAATCGCTGCAGCGCCCGCCGGTGATAAAACCTATGCTGAGCGAGTTTGAACATCTCACCGCGCCAAAACTTGAGATTCATAAGCATAGAGAGGCTTTGCCTCTTGCACATTCATAA
- the moaC gene encoding cyclic pyranopterin monophosphate synthase MoaC → MFSHIQKDRARMVDISDKKDVARRAVACGEIQLQPKTIEAIKSRQIVKGEVLETARIAAVMAVKNTSSVIPMCHQIPVTSTDVQFEIGIEAIRATVEVKSVGKTGVEMEALHGVSVALLTIWDMVKSAEKDETGNYPFTGIKGIRVLEKSKNE, encoded by the coding sequence ATGTTTTCACATATCCAGAAGGACAGGGCAAGAATGGTTGATATAAGCGATAAAAAAGACGTGGCGCGGCGCGCAGTTGCTTGCGGTGAGATACAATTACAGCCCAAAACCATCGAGGCAATCAAAAGCAGGCAAATAGTGAAGGGGGAAGTGCTTGAAACTGCACGCATCGCTGCTGTCATGGCAGTCAAAAATACATCTTCTGTTATACCGATGTGTCATCAGATTCCCGTAACCAGCACAGATGTTCAATTTGAGATTGGCATTGAAGCCATCAGGGCAACAGTCGAAGTCAAATCGGTAGGCAAAACAGGGGTCGAGATGGAGGCACTTCATGGAGTGAGCGTGGCTCTGCTCACCATCTGGGACATGGTAAAATCAGCAGAAAAAGATGAAACGGGCAATTATCCTTTTACTGGAATAAAGGGCATCAGGGTTTTAGAAAAATCCAAAAATGAATAG
- a CDS encoding pseudouridine synthase, which produces MSQQHHLKRVRTIADYQFGRGVGEALFPDNVEFRFSSTKRIRQILLDGNRLATIRAHDGMLTLSIEGARRLHAFIKYPGQRVVVNSDAAPFAAKGKTAFARHVLAVDPDIRAGEEVLLVDEADRLIATGKTMLSALEMLSFKKGIAVDVRGGVESGDKNWNE; this is translated from the coding sequence ATGTCCCAACAACACCATCTGAAGCGCGTACGAACCATAGCCGACTACCAGTTCGGGCGTGGCGTTGGCGAAGCACTCTTTCCCGATAACGTGGAATTCCGGTTCTCCTCGACAAAAAGAATTCGCCAGATTCTGCTTGACGGCAATCGACTTGCCACAATCAGGGCTCACGACGGCATGCTGACTTTGAGTATTGAAGGTGCAAGAAGGCTTCATGCTTTTATAAAATATCCCGGGCAAAGGGTTGTGGTCAACAGCGATGCAGCGCCCTTTGCAGCAAAGGGCAAGACTGCCTTTGCGCGGCATGTCCTGGCAGTTGACCCCGACATCAGGGCTGGCGAGGAAGTACTTTTGGTGGATGAGGCTGACCGCCTTATAGCAACAGGGAAAACCATGCTCTCTGCACTCGAAATGCTCTCATTCAAGAAAGGCATAGCTGTGGATGTGAGGGGCGGGGTTGAGAGCGGGGATAAAAACTGGAACGAATGA
- a CDS encoding PIN domain-containing protein — protein sequence MSVFIDTGAFLAYRNKKDKYHEIASKLFRDALNGKYGQMYASDYIYDEALTLALVRTKSISVAMDISEVILSPRIKMVFVDAALLGRATKTIKQYSGRNLSFTDAVSLEIMNEFDIEKYLGFDAHFNGIVGQV from the coding sequence ATGTCCGTGTTCATTGATACTGGTGCATTTCTGGCGTACAGGAATAAAAAGGATAAATATCATGAGATCGCAAGCAAGTTATTCAGGGATGCCCTGAATGGGAAATATGGGCAGATGTATGCTTCTGATTACATCTACGACGAGGCTCTGACGCTTGCACTTGTCAGGACAAAAAGCATATCGGTGGCAATGGATATCTCCGAAGTGATTCTATCCCCAAGGATAAAAATGGTTTTTGTTGATGCGGCGCTCTTAGGCAGAGCCACAAAAACAATCAAGCAGTATTCCGGCAGGAACCTGAGTTTTACGGATGCCGTATCTCTTGAAATCATGAATGAGTTTGACATTGAAAAATACCTCGGCTTTGATGCTCATTTTAATGGTATTGTTGGGCAGGTTTAA
- a CDS encoding NAD(P)H-hydrate dehydratase, with translation MEAITSSRMAAIDANCEYLGIKRLQLMENAGAAVANAVKQRISSGKVVVMAGKGNNGGDAFVSARHLSNYDVAVILIGGKEELKTPEALHNWNTLEKTSIPLIQVTDSTAYDIAMIKNADVIIDGIFGTGIKGKIHEPESTAIDIINDSDAFVISVDVPSGFDPDGGEFEKSVHADLTLTFHKMKAGMVSPEARKYTGEIQVVDIGIPKEAEFFVGPGDIKPFLKRPATIHKGDAGRVLVIGGGAYSGAPALAALGALRAGADITTVAAPRNIADIIASFSPNLIVRALSGDRLVEEDIPAISELVKKHDVVVMGMGLGASEETLAAVEKIVPLCKKAVIDADALQPQLLPLLHRNIIVTPHAGEMKRLSGVEVPKDEKEKLDFIRNFARNNEVTVLLKGAVDTISDGVEVRANRTGNAGMTVGGTGDVLAGLSGALFAKHEAFEAACAGAFINGAAGDLAFVEFGYGLLATDVIDYIPAVMKA, from the coding sequence ATGGAAGCAATCACCTCATCCCGCATGGCAGCTATCGATGCCAATTGCGAGTACCTCGGTATAAAACGCCTCCAGCTTATGGAAAACGCAGGGGCTGCCGTTGCCAATGCTGTAAAACAAAGGATAAGCTCGGGTAAAGTCGTGGTCATGGCAGGAAAAGGCAATAACGGAGGCGATGCCTTCGTGTCTGCGCGGCACCTTAGCAATTATGATGTCGCTGTAATTCTCATCGGAGGAAAAGAAGAGCTCAAAACACCCGAAGCTCTGCATAACTGGAACACGCTTGAGAAGACTTCTATCCCTTTAATTCAGGTCACGGATTCAACTGCATATGATATTGCCATGATAAAAAATGCCGACGTGATTATCGACGGGATTTTCGGAACAGGCATAAAAGGGAAAATACACGAGCCTGAATCCACGGCTATCGATATTATCAATGATTCGGATGCCTTTGTGATTTCAGTGGATGTCCCTTCAGGTTTCGACCCGGATGGGGGTGAATTTGAGAAATCCGTGCATGCTGACCTGACCCTGACCTTCCATAAAATGAAAGCAGGTATGGTTTCTCCTGAGGCGCGAAAATATACCGGCGAGATCCAGGTAGTAGATATCGGTATTCCTAAGGAAGCGGAATTTTTTGTTGGACCTGGCGATATCAAACCCTTTCTAAAAAGGCCGGCGACAATCCATAAAGGCGATGCAGGAAGGGTTCTTGTAATCGGGGGAGGGGCATATTCAGGTGCACCTGCTCTCGCTGCCCTCGGCGCGCTTCGCGCCGGTGCGGATATTACCACGGTTGCGGCGCCGAGGAACATTGCAGATATAATTGCTTCGTTTTCCCCCAATCTCATTGTTCGGGCGCTTTCAGGCGACAGGCTGGTGGAAGAAGATATCCCGGCTATTTCGGAGCTGGTAAAGAAACATGATGTGGTAGTCATGGGCATGGGTCTTGGAGCCTCGGAAGAGACGCTTGCAGCAGTCGAAAAAATAGTCCCGCTGTGCAAAAAAGCCGTGATCGATGCCGATGCACTCCAGCCGCAGCTGCTTCCCCTGCTCCACAGGAATATTATCGTTACACCTCATGCAGGTGAAATGAAAAGATTATCCGGCGTTGAAGTTCCCAAAGATGAAAAAGAAAAACTTGATTTCATCAGGAATTTTGCCAGAAATAACGAAGTCACGGTATTATTAAAAGGTGCTGTTGATACAATCTCAGACGGCGTAGAAGTTCGAGCCAACAGGACCGGGAATGCTGGCATGACGGTTGGCGGAACAGGCGATGTTCTTGCAGGTCTGAGCGGCGCCCTCTTTGCCAAACACGAAGCATTTGAAGCAGCGTGTGCTGGCGCATTCATTAACGGCGCGGCAGGGGATCTGGCTTTTGTGGAATTTGGATACGGGCTTCTTGCCACGGATGTTATTGATTATATACCTGCGGTGATGAAAGCATGA
- the gatD gene encoding Glu-tRNA(Gln) amidotransferase subunit GatD, giving the protein MQAEVYDKVRVEREGATYEGTLMPSQTDRLVLKLKNGYNIGIRKDKASITLLEKKQEKKVQERLSKPCEERNNKLPSISILSTGGTIASRIDYRTGAVTSQFSAEDILRAIPELEEIANYNCRMIYSILSENMRPSYWVELARAVYEEIKKGADGIIVTHGTDTMMYTTAALSFMIETPVPIVLVGSQRSADRPSSDNAMNAICAAAVATSDIAEVCVVMHGGTSDDFCYIHRGTKVRKMHTSRRDAFQSINARPVGRVEYPSREIKTLSSYVKRGEKKLALHDKLEPRCALIKYVTGASSESLLFHSGSGYKGIVIEGTGLGHVSTDWIPHIKNATDAGIPVVMTSQCINGRVCDRVYDTGRDILKAGAIEGEDLLSEVALVKLMWALGQTRDIEKVKEMMRTNIAGELTRSTCIS; this is encoded by the coding sequence ATGCAGGCAGAAGTATACGATAAAGTCCGGGTAGAACGTGAAGGCGCGACGTATGAAGGAACTCTCATGCCTTCGCAGACAGACCGCCTTGTTTTAAAACTGAAAAATGGTTACAACATCGGAATAAGAAAGGATAAAGCATCTATAACCCTGCTTGAAAAAAAGCAAGAAAAAAAAGTTCAAGAACGGCTCTCCAAACCGTGCGAGGAAAGGAATAATAAACTGCCCAGCATCTCCATACTCTCAACAGGCGGCACCATTGCAAGCAGGATAGATTACCGCACAGGCGCTGTGACCTCGCAGTTCTCGGCAGAGGACATCCTGCGGGCAATCCCTGAACTTGAGGAAATAGCGAATTATAATTGCCGCATGATATACAGCATTCTAAGCGAGAACATGCGCCCCTCCTACTGGGTCGAGCTTGCGCGCGCCGTATATGAGGAGATAAAAAAAGGAGCAGATGGCATAATAGTCACCCACGGCACAGATACCATGATGTACACGACTGCAGCGCTCTCCTTCATGATCGAGACCCCGGTTCCCATCGTGCTTGTAGGTTCCCAGCGAAGCGCGGATAGACCCAGCAGCGACAATGCCATGAACGCAATATGTGCTGCAGCAGTTGCAACAAGCGACATCGCCGAGGTGTGCGTGGTTATGCACGGCGGAACGAGCGACGATTTCTGTTATATCCACAGGGGGACAAAGGTGCGGAAGATGCACACCTCACGCAGGGATGCCTTCCAATCCATAAATGCAAGACCTGTAGGGCGGGTGGAATACCCATCAAGAGAAATAAAAACACTGTCTTCTTACGTGAAGCGAGGTGAGAAGAAGCTTGCGCTCCATGATAAACTTGAACCCAGATGCGCATTGATAAAATACGTCACTGGGGCAAGCAGTGAATCGCTATTGTTTCACTCAGGCTCGGGATATAAAGGCATCGTGATAGAAGGCACGGGTCTCGGTCACGTATCAACTGACTGGATTCCTCATATCAAGAATGCCACAGATGCCGGGATACCTGTTGTCATGACCTCCCAATGCATCAATGGAAGGGTTTGCGACCGTGTATATGATACGGGCAGGGATATATTAAAAGCAGGTGCAATCGAGGGCGAAGACCTGCTTTCCGAGGTGGCGCTTGTTAAACTGATGTGGGCGCTGGGGCAGACCCGGGATATAGAAAAAGTGAAGGAGATGATGCGCACCAATATAGCAGGTGAACTCACTCGAAGCACGTGCATATCATAA